One stretch of Portunus trituberculatus isolate SZX2019 chromosome 23, ASM1759143v1, whole genome shotgun sequence DNA includes these proteins:
- the LOC123507825 gene encoding AT-rich interactive domain-containing protein 2-like isoform X3: MDEGEDSRLMRTKRAIRSLNTVPLAYNHQQHNVLESMRGSGGMSVDLYRPSLYDKLALSLVSPLPNEHDFAFNVCTILSNEGRHVLQLSHCPILVEHMLGHTGVYRDWETQKFFLTNYKEAKGRSLIQFWIDSVHDRSVLDLLIPSGLDPKSSAAEGNGELRRYSLVDLSSGAIDNKNLLNLSSDSLELFDDKEEVDEDDTCDNAFLRDGCMAGGTALKIAGRINSANFDSLGEPDYRRIPPLEIITQALRRDPILRRLEKVLECEGSDLKLAKDDGEIFHLGRDLGSQDPEGTRISQILHVIRNLSFEEHNVGILARSHTCLKFLVLCICSRWGGLAVNALDTLGNIAPEITLQEPKLDSCSALFLSNICHGVSSPDRAFVLRSLEILNKLAMNDPNEEILNHYIDSSVYDQICRYLTIHDIMLLIYTLECLYSLSSLGTPACNAIVRAKGSIHTLISLLTVEAQSYGPEACIGMKVVETVTGVVSEPEPVSQPPPPPTPAPATVPVTTVGVAAVTPATPVVAISNPVVSVPAGSTVTPKTPIVKSVSTTPVTPALSSEVSAGRIVPPEVEEFVKDWVTKNYEAAPGNAIEQAIVYRHFAASMQSLGRKQGLNPVLLSNCVRKVFGTGVGPSRRPVDAGSEKWHYNGIRRRDGIVVPPLPDKKRGMRVNNSVPVYSPTPVLPPVNSISAQVSRNIQKQQQQQQTTDNSQDSSSDSQVRKTSFNGICNEIKKCEEDSNSLLSNTLNEKKVTSFEGILQNGIKAEIDIKEEQEPKAKKNVLADLLEKTVGGDILNGVVERELRISDRSLEFVNNGQQVKVNGPVTSNGQAGAETGQGVKRPATPDNTPAKRIAIEDPRAGTDSRITLYVSQNGNESGEVISQGHQVVLSQGQQLATTNTTGPQQMVVSQAVLAGQQQGAATQTVVTPQGQVILQRPATQTGMIVQQGGQIIQGATAGQVIQQVIQQGQSGQPQKVILHQGQVLGGQMILSQNSSGQHQVLVQGGNNFQGQVIMQGVPHCQGQVFVQGNNTPGQLVMSSNQGQTVVVSGGTQAQQQVVVSSAQGQAMIVAGNQGQPVVVSGQQGQSGQVVVPSNVSGTVLLAPQQQGSTAKTLIILPNPKMIVSGTQHQGAQGQQLVLPRQVAGQQVVQVVSSTTTGPVATVSTAVRTVHASAPVAAETCATPAPPTVQIQTSSSGNSSASVSTYSAQNPTTLSTAIAPAPAGPTAVPVTQTSVSQGPQTPHIPAPQVLSSGVARRQGKPSGLQYLCEWRGCNQVFTSAAQVYHHACKIHCPPHIAEIQCGWAGCDPMVRRRFSAMTHLHDRHCNEQLLQILAVRRSQLASTGKTEIPVPQTPPPHPGYAPNAAFHAIKRHALEVINQRDAVEKEGPVTKSIRLTAALILRNLVIYSNTGKKLLRGYESELANVALSTMESSRTVAQILYDIGLPDHQGL; this comes from the exons AATCCATGAGAGGCAGCGGAGGCATGTCAGTTGATCTGTACAGACCCTCATTGTATGACAAGCTGGCCCTCTCCTTGGTGTCCCCGTTGCCAAATGAACATGATTTTGCCTTCAATGTGTGCACCATCCTGAGCAATGAGGGTCGTCATGTGCTCCAGCTATCACACTGCCCCATCCTGGTGGAACACATGCTGGGACACACTGGAGTGTACAGAGATT gGGAAACTCAAAAGTTTTTCCTGACCAATTATAAAGAAGCCAAAGGAAGAAGCCTTATACAGTTCTGGATAGATTCAGTTCATGACCGGAGTGTTTTGGACCTCCTCATCCCCTCTGGCCTGGACCCCAAGTCATCTGCAGCTGAGGGGAATGGGGAGCTGAGAAGATACAGTCTCGTGGACCTTTCTAGTGGTGCTATAGATAATAAGAATTTGCTAAATTTGAGTAGTGATAGTCTGGAGTTGTTTGATGATAAGGAAGAAGTTGACGAGGATGACACGTGTGACAACGCCTTCCTGCGGGATGGGTGTATGGCGGGTGGCACAGCACTGAAAATTGCTGGCAGAATAAACAGTGCTAATTTTGACAGTTTAGGTGAGCCTGACTATAGGAGAATTCCTCCGTTGGAGATAATTACACAAGCCCTCCGAAGAGATCCCATCCTGAGGCGACTAGAGAAG GTCTTGgagtgtgaaggcagtgacctGAAGTTAGCAAAAGATGATGGAGAAATATTTCATCTAGGAAGAGACCTTGGATCACAGGACCCAGAAGGGACAAGAATAAGCCAAATTCTTCATGTTATTCGTAATTTATCATTTGAGGAGCACAACGTGGGCATTCTTGCAAGATCCCACACCTGTCTAAA GTTTCTTGTCTTGTGCATCTGTTCACGGTGGGGTGGGCTGGCTGTCAATGCCTTGGACACACTGGGCAACATAGCACCAGAGATAACTCTTCAGGAACCAAAGCTGGACTCCTGCTCTGCCTTGTTCTTGTCCAATATCTGTCATGGTGTGTCATCACCCGACAGAGCATTTGTCCTCAGGTCCCTTGAAATCCTCAACAAGTTAGCCATGAATGATCCCAATGAGGAGATCCTGAACCACTACATAGACTCTTCG GTTTATGATCAGATATGTCGTTACCTGACAATTCACGACATCATGCTGCTCATATACACCCTGGAGTGCctgtattctctctcctcccttggcACCCCGGCCTGCAATGCCATTGTGCGGGCCAAGGGCTCCATCCACACCCTTATCTCTCTGTTGACTGTAGAGGCACAAAGCTATGGACCAGAGGCATGCATAGGAATGAAG gTCGTGGAAACAGTAACAGGTGTTGTGAGTGAACCTGAACCTGTgagtcaaccaccaccacctcccacccCAGCTCCTGCCACAGTCCCAGTTACTACTGTAGGTGTGGCAGCTGTGACACCAGCCACGCCAGTAGTCGCCATCAGTAATCCTGTTGTCTCGGTGCCTGCAgggtccactgtcactcctaaGACCCCCATTGTTAAATCTGTTTCCACTACGCCTGTAACTCCTGCACTTAGCTCGGAAGTTAGTGCTGGGCGAATA GTTCCGCCTGAGGTGGAGGAGTTTGTCAAGGATTGGGTCACTAAAAATTATGAGGCTGCCCCTGGTAATGCCATAGAACAGGCCATTGTATACCGTCACTTTGCAGCCTCCATGCAGTCTTTGGGTCGCAAGCAAGGCCTCAACCCAGTGCTCTTATCTAACTGTGTAAG GAAGGTGTTTGGGACTGGTGTTGGACCCAGCAGACGGCCAGTGGATGCGGGCTCAGAGAAGTGGCACTACAATGGCATTCGACGGCGAGACGGCATTGTGGTTCCTCCATTGCCTGACAagaagaggggaatgagggTCAACAATTCCGTACCAGTTTACAGCCCGACGCCAGTTCTCCCTCCAGTAAACAGCATCAGTGCCCAG GTGTCacgaaatattcaaaagcagcagcagcagcagcaaaccaCTGATAACAGCCAAGATAGTAGCAGTGATTCTCAAGTTAGGAAAACATCATTTAATGGAATATGTAATGAG ATAAAGAAATGTGAAGAGGACTCTAATTCTCTACTTTCTAATACTCTCAATGAGAAGAAAGTAACAAGTTTTGAGGGGATCTTACAAAATGGTATCAAAGCTGAAATCGATATCAAGGAAGAGCAAGAACCTAAGGCCAAGAAGAACGTCTTAGCTGACCTCCTAGAAAAGACTGTTGGAGGAGACATTTTGAATGGGGTTGTGGAGCGCGAGTTAAGAATTAGTGATCGAAGCTTAGAGTTTGTTAACAATGGCCAGCAAGTTAAAGTAAATGGTCCTGTCACCAGTAATGGACAGGCTGGAGCAGAAACTGGGCAAGGTGTGAAGAGGCCTGCCACTCCAGACAATACTCCTGCCAAGAGGATAGCCATTGAGGACCCAAGAGCTGGGACAGATAGTCGCATCACATTGTACGTTAGTCAAAATGGAAATGAGAGTGGGGAAGTGATATCTCAAGGACATCAAGTGGTGCTGAGCCAAGGGCAGCAGCTGgcaaccacaaacaccactggACCCCAGCAGATGGTAGTGAGCCAGGCTGTGTTGGCCGGGCAACAACAAGGAGCTGCCACACAGACTGTTGTCACCCCTCAAGGACAGGTGATCCTCCAGCGGCCTGCCACTCAGACTGGAATGATTGTTCAGCAGGGTGGTCAGATTATTCAGGGGGCCACTGCTGGACAGGTTATTCAACAAGTTATACAGCAGGGACAGTCAGGACAGCCGCAGAAAGTCATCTTACATCAAGGACAAGTGTTGGGTGGCCAAATGATTCTCTCTCAAAACAGTAGTGGTCAGCACCAAGTACTAGTGCAGGGCGGGAATAATTTTCAGGGACAGGTGATCATGCAAGGTGTGCCGCACTGTCAGGGGCAAGTATTTGTGCAAGGAAACAATACTCCAGGTCAGTTGGTGATGAGTAGTAATCAAGGCCAGACAGTAGTGGTGTCTGGTGGCACTCAAGCACAGCAGCAAGTGGTAGTGTCGAGTGCTCAAGGCCAGGCCATGATAGTAGCTGGAAATCAAGGTCAACCAGTGGTAGTAAGTGGACAGCAAGGTCAGAGTGGCCAAGTTGTGGTGCCTAGTAATGTAAGTGGCACAGTACTGTTGGCTCCTCAGCAGCAAGGATCCACAGCAAAGACCCTCATTATATTGCCCAACCCTAAGATGATAGTGTCAGGGACTCAGCACCAGGGTGCTCAGGGCCAACAGTTGGTGCTACCCCGGCAGGTAGCTGGCCAGCAAGTTGTACAGGTGGTGTCCTCAACTACCACAGGACCAGTGGCTACTGTGTCAACTGCTGTGAGAACTGTGCATGCCAGTGCCCCTGTAGCAGCAGAAACCTGTGCTACCCCTGCCCCTCCCACAGTCCAAATTCAAACTTCtagtagtggtaacagcagTGCCAGTGTATCCACATATAGTGCTCAGAATCCAACCACCCTATCTACTGCCATTGCTCCTGCCCCAGCTGGTCCCACAGCTGTTCCAGTGACACAGACTTCAGTGAGTCAGGGGCCTCAGACTCCCCATATCCCAGCCCCACAGGTGCTCTCCTCTGGTGTAGCAAGACGGCAGGGCAAACCCAGTGGTTTACAGTATTTATGTGAGTGGCGGGGATGTAACCAGGTATTCACCAGTGCAGCTCAAGTGTACCACCATGCCTGCAAGATCCACTGCCCTCCACACATAGCAGAGATCCAATGCGGCTGGGCAGGCTGTGACCCCATGGTGAGACGCCGGTTTAGTGCCATGACTCACCTCCACGACCGGCACTGTAATGAGCAG CTGCTTCAAATTCTTGCTGTGAGACGATCCCAGCTAGCCAGCACAGGCAAAACCGAAATACCAGTCCCACAGACGCCACCTCCACACCCAGGTTATGCCCCAAATGCAGCCTTCCATGCTATCAAGAGGCATGCCCTTGAGGTTATTAATCAGAGAGATGCAGTG gaaaaAGAGGGACCGGTAACAAAAAGTATCCGATTGACTGCGGCGCTTATCCTGAGGAACCTAGTCATA
- the LOC123507825 gene encoding AT-rich interactive domain-containing protein 2-like isoform X2: MLAPHTLFQDSPHQQHPDLGITHVYLDAYERVNFLGEDGEERGAEMDEGEDSRLMRTKRAIRSLNTVPLAYNHQQHNVLESMRGSGGMSVDLYRPSLYDKLALSLVSPLPNEHDFAFNVCTILSNEGRHVLQLSHCPILVEHMLGHTGVYRDWETQKFFLTNYKEAKGRSLIQFWIDSVHDRSVLDLLIPSGLDPKSSAAEGNGELRRYSLVDLSSGAIDNKNLLNLSSDSLELFDDKEEVDEDDTCDNAFLRDGCMAGGTALKIAGRINSANFDSLGEPDYRRIPPLEIITQALRRDPILRRLEKVLECEGSDLKLAKDDGEIFHLGRDLGSQDPEGTRISQILHVIRNLSFEEHNVGILARSHTCLKFLVLCICSRWGGLAVNALDTLGNIAPEITLQEPKLDSCSALFLSNICHGVSSPDRAFVLRSLEILNKLAMNDPNEEILNHYIDSSVYDQICRYLTIHDIMLLIYTLECLYSLSSLGTPACNAIVRAKGSIHTLISLLTVEAQSYGPEACIGMKVVETVTGVVSEPEPVSQPPPPPTPAPATVPVTTVGVAAVTPATPVVAISNPVVSVPAGSTVTPKTPIVKSVSTTPVTPALSSEVSAGRIVPPEVEEFVKDWVTKNYEAAPGNAIEQAIVYRHFAASMQSLGRKQGLNPVLLSNCVRKVFGTGVGPSRRPVDAGSEKWHYNGIRRRDGIVVPPLPDKKRGMRVNNSVPVYSPTPVLPPVNSISAQVSRNIQKQQQQQQTTDNSQDSSSDSQVRKTSFNGICNEIKKCEEDSNSLLSNTLNEKKVTSFEGILQNGIKAEIDIKEEQEPKAKKNVLADLLEKTVGGDILNGVVERELRISDRSLEFVNNGQQVKVNGPVTSNGQAGAETGQGVKRPATPDNTPAKRIAIEDPRAGTDSRITLYVSQNGNESGEVISQGHQVVLSQGQQLATTNTTGPQQMVVSQAVLAGQQQGAATQTVVTPQGQVILQRPATQTGMIVQQGGQIIQGATAGQVIQQVIQQGQSGQPQKVILHQGQVLGGQMILSQNSSGQHQVLVQGGNNFQGQVIMQGVPHCQGQVFVQGNNTPGQLVMSSNQGQTVVVSGGTQAQQQVVVSSAQGQAMIVAGNQGQPVVVSGQQGQSGQVVVPSNVSGTVLLAPQQQGSTAKTLIILPNPKMIVSGTQHQGAQGQQLVLPRQVAGQQVVQVVSSTTTGPVATVSTAVRTVHASAPVAAETCATPAPPTVQIQTSSSGNSSASVSTYSAQNPTTLSTAIAPAPAGPTAVPVTQTSVSQGPQTPHIPAPQVLSSGVARRQGKPSGLQYLCEWRGCNQVFTSAAQVYHHACKIHCPPHIAEIQCGWAGCDPMVRRRFSAMTHLHDRHCNEQLLQILAVRRSQLASTGKTEIPVPQTPPPHPGYAPNAAFHAIKRHALEVINQRDAVEKEGPVTKSIRLTAALILRNLVIYSNTGKKLLRGYESELANVALSTMESSRTVAQILYDIGLPDHQGL; the protein is encoded by the exons AATCCATGAGAGGCAGCGGAGGCATGTCAGTTGATCTGTACAGACCCTCATTGTATGACAAGCTGGCCCTCTCCTTGGTGTCCCCGTTGCCAAATGAACATGATTTTGCCTTCAATGTGTGCACCATCCTGAGCAATGAGGGTCGTCATGTGCTCCAGCTATCACACTGCCCCATCCTGGTGGAACACATGCTGGGACACACTGGAGTGTACAGAGATT gGGAAACTCAAAAGTTTTTCCTGACCAATTATAAAGAAGCCAAAGGAAGAAGCCTTATACAGTTCTGGATAGATTCAGTTCATGACCGGAGTGTTTTGGACCTCCTCATCCCCTCTGGCCTGGACCCCAAGTCATCTGCAGCTGAGGGGAATGGGGAGCTGAGAAGATACAGTCTCGTGGACCTTTCTAGTGGTGCTATAGATAATAAGAATTTGCTAAATTTGAGTAGTGATAGTCTGGAGTTGTTTGATGATAAGGAAGAAGTTGACGAGGATGACACGTGTGACAACGCCTTCCTGCGGGATGGGTGTATGGCGGGTGGCACAGCACTGAAAATTGCTGGCAGAATAAACAGTGCTAATTTTGACAGTTTAGGTGAGCCTGACTATAGGAGAATTCCTCCGTTGGAGATAATTACACAAGCCCTCCGAAGAGATCCCATCCTGAGGCGACTAGAGAAG GTCTTGgagtgtgaaggcagtgacctGAAGTTAGCAAAAGATGATGGAGAAATATTTCATCTAGGAAGAGACCTTGGATCACAGGACCCAGAAGGGACAAGAATAAGCCAAATTCTTCATGTTATTCGTAATTTATCATTTGAGGAGCACAACGTGGGCATTCTTGCAAGATCCCACACCTGTCTAAA GTTTCTTGTCTTGTGCATCTGTTCACGGTGGGGTGGGCTGGCTGTCAATGCCTTGGACACACTGGGCAACATAGCACCAGAGATAACTCTTCAGGAACCAAAGCTGGACTCCTGCTCTGCCTTGTTCTTGTCCAATATCTGTCATGGTGTGTCATCACCCGACAGAGCATTTGTCCTCAGGTCCCTTGAAATCCTCAACAAGTTAGCCATGAATGATCCCAATGAGGAGATCCTGAACCACTACATAGACTCTTCG GTTTATGATCAGATATGTCGTTACCTGACAATTCACGACATCATGCTGCTCATATACACCCTGGAGTGCctgtattctctctcctcccttggcACCCCGGCCTGCAATGCCATTGTGCGGGCCAAGGGCTCCATCCACACCCTTATCTCTCTGTTGACTGTAGAGGCACAAAGCTATGGACCAGAGGCATGCATAGGAATGAAG gTCGTGGAAACAGTAACAGGTGTTGTGAGTGAACCTGAACCTGTgagtcaaccaccaccacctcccacccCAGCTCCTGCCACAGTCCCAGTTACTACTGTAGGTGTGGCAGCTGTGACACCAGCCACGCCAGTAGTCGCCATCAGTAATCCTGTTGTCTCGGTGCCTGCAgggtccactgtcactcctaaGACCCCCATTGTTAAATCTGTTTCCACTACGCCTGTAACTCCTGCACTTAGCTCGGAAGTTAGTGCTGGGCGAATA GTTCCGCCTGAGGTGGAGGAGTTTGTCAAGGATTGGGTCACTAAAAATTATGAGGCTGCCCCTGGTAATGCCATAGAACAGGCCATTGTATACCGTCACTTTGCAGCCTCCATGCAGTCTTTGGGTCGCAAGCAAGGCCTCAACCCAGTGCTCTTATCTAACTGTGTAAG GAAGGTGTTTGGGACTGGTGTTGGACCCAGCAGACGGCCAGTGGATGCGGGCTCAGAGAAGTGGCACTACAATGGCATTCGACGGCGAGACGGCATTGTGGTTCCTCCATTGCCTGACAagaagaggggaatgagggTCAACAATTCCGTACCAGTTTACAGCCCGACGCCAGTTCTCCCTCCAGTAAACAGCATCAGTGCCCAG GTGTCacgaaatattcaaaagcagcagcagcagcagcaaaccaCTGATAACAGCCAAGATAGTAGCAGTGATTCTCAAGTTAGGAAAACATCATTTAATGGAATATGTAATGAG ATAAAGAAATGTGAAGAGGACTCTAATTCTCTACTTTCTAATACTCTCAATGAGAAGAAAGTAACAAGTTTTGAGGGGATCTTACAAAATGGTATCAAAGCTGAAATCGATATCAAGGAAGAGCAAGAACCTAAGGCCAAGAAGAACGTCTTAGCTGACCTCCTAGAAAAGACTGTTGGAGGAGACATTTTGAATGGGGTTGTGGAGCGCGAGTTAAGAATTAGTGATCGAAGCTTAGAGTTTGTTAACAATGGCCAGCAAGTTAAAGTAAATGGTCCTGTCACCAGTAATGGACAGGCTGGAGCAGAAACTGGGCAAGGTGTGAAGAGGCCTGCCACTCCAGACAATACTCCTGCCAAGAGGATAGCCATTGAGGACCCAAGAGCTGGGACAGATAGTCGCATCACATTGTACGTTAGTCAAAATGGAAATGAGAGTGGGGAAGTGATATCTCAAGGACATCAAGTGGTGCTGAGCCAAGGGCAGCAGCTGgcaaccacaaacaccactggACCCCAGCAGATGGTAGTGAGCCAGGCTGTGTTGGCCGGGCAACAACAAGGAGCTGCCACACAGACTGTTGTCACCCCTCAAGGACAGGTGATCCTCCAGCGGCCTGCCACTCAGACTGGAATGATTGTTCAGCAGGGTGGTCAGATTATTCAGGGGGCCACTGCTGGACAGGTTATTCAACAAGTTATACAGCAGGGACAGTCAGGACAGCCGCAGAAAGTCATCTTACATCAAGGACAAGTGTTGGGTGGCCAAATGATTCTCTCTCAAAACAGTAGTGGTCAGCACCAAGTACTAGTGCAGGGCGGGAATAATTTTCAGGGACAGGTGATCATGCAAGGTGTGCCGCACTGTCAGGGGCAAGTATTTGTGCAAGGAAACAATACTCCAGGTCAGTTGGTGATGAGTAGTAATCAAGGCCAGACAGTAGTGGTGTCTGGTGGCACTCAAGCACAGCAGCAAGTGGTAGTGTCGAGTGCTCAAGGCCAGGCCATGATAGTAGCTGGAAATCAAGGTCAACCAGTGGTAGTAAGTGGACAGCAAGGTCAGAGTGGCCAAGTTGTGGTGCCTAGTAATGTAAGTGGCACAGTACTGTTGGCTCCTCAGCAGCAAGGATCCACAGCAAAGACCCTCATTATATTGCCCAACCCTAAGATGATAGTGTCAGGGACTCAGCACCAGGGTGCTCAGGGCCAACAGTTGGTGCTACCCCGGCAGGTAGCTGGCCAGCAAGTTGTACAGGTGGTGTCCTCAACTACCACAGGACCAGTGGCTACTGTGTCAACTGCTGTGAGAACTGTGCATGCCAGTGCCCCTGTAGCAGCAGAAACCTGTGCTACCCCTGCCCCTCCCACAGTCCAAATTCAAACTTCtagtagtggtaacagcagTGCCAGTGTATCCACATATAGTGCTCAGAATCCAACCACCCTATCTACTGCCATTGCTCCTGCCCCAGCTGGTCCCACAGCTGTTCCAGTGACACAGACTTCAGTGAGTCAGGGGCCTCAGACTCCCCATATCCCAGCCCCACAGGTGCTCTCCTCTGGTGTAGCAAGACGGCAGGGCAAACCCAGTGGTTTACAGTATTTATGTGAGTGGCGGGGATGTAACCAGGTATTCACCAGTGCAGCTCAAGTGTACCACCATGCCTGCAAGATCCACTGCCCTCCACACATAGCAGAGATCCAATGCGGCTGGGCAGGCTGTGACCCCATGGTGAGACGCCGGTTTAGTGCCATGACTCACCTCCACGACCGGCACTGTAATGAGCAG CTGCTTCAAATTCTTGCTGTGAGACGATCCCAGCTAGCCAGCACAGGCAAAACCGAAATACCAGTCCCACAGACGCCACCTCCACACCCAGGTTATGCCCCAAATGCAGCCTTCCATGCTATCAAGAGGCATGCCCTTGAGGTTATTAATCAGAGAGATGCAGTG gaaaaAGAGGGACCGGTAACAAAAAGTATCCGATTGACTGCGGCGCTTATCCTGAGGAACCTAGTCATA